The Methylobacterium sp. PvR107 genome contains a region encoding:
- a CDS encoding DUF47 domain-containing protein: MLAWFRALMPKEDRFFDLFERHAATLVDGAVALRALLEGTQDIAGACAAIAAREDEADAITREALLAVRRTFITPFDRGDIQALVGSLDDAIDQMLKTAKAVQLFEVTAFEPAMREMGVVIQEAAQVTAEALPKLRALGENAAALNGLTERVIELEGLADDLHNAGLKRLFKASRQDPMAFLVGSELYDHLEKVMDRFEDVANQISSIVVEHV, from the coding sequence ATGCTGGCTTGGTTTCGGGCGCTGATGCCGAAGGAAGACCGGTTCTTCGACCTCTTCGAGCGTCACGCGGCCACGCTCGTCGATGGCGCGGTTGCCCTTCGGGCCCTCCTCGAGGGCACGCAGGATATCGCGGGGGCCTGCGCGGCCATCGCGGCGCGCGAGGACGAGGCCGACGCGATCACCCGCGAGGCGCTCCTGGCGGTGCGCAGGACCTTCATCACGCCCTTCGACCGCGGCGATATCCAGGCCCTCGTCGGCTCCCTCGACGATGCCATCGACCAAATGCTCAAGACCGCGAAGGCGGTCCAGCTCTTCGAGGTGACGGCCTTCGAGCCGGCGATGCGCGAGATGGGCGTGGTGATCCAGGAGGCCGCCCAGGTCACCGCCGAGGCGCTCCCGAAGCTGCGCGCCCTCGGAGAGAACGCCGCCGCCCTGAACGGCCTGACCGAGCGCGTCATCGAGTTGGAAGGCTTGGCGGACGATCTGCACAATGCCGGGCTGAAGAGGCTGTTCAAGGCCTCCCGGCAGGATCCGATGGCCTTCCTGGTCGGGTCCGAACTCTACGATCACTTGGAGAAAGTCATGGACCGGTTCGAGGATGTGGCGAACCAGATCAGCAGTATCGTGGTCGAGCACGTCTGA
- a CDS encoding inorganic phosphate transporter, which produces MTFLVALIALALIFDFLNGLHDAANSIATIVSTRVLAPRYAVFWAAFFNFVAFLVFGLHVAGTVGSGIIDVTAVDDRVILGALGGAISWNLLTWYAGIPSSSSHALIGGLLGAGIAKAGPGVIVWHGVVATSAAIVLSPALGFGLGLLLMLAVSWLFVRSTPTAVDRLFRSLQFVSASLYSLGHGGNDAQKTMGIIAALLYAHGESGSFHVPLWVVLSCQTAMAIGTLLGGWRIVHTMGSKITRLSPMQGFCAETGGAVTLFAATAFGIPVSTTHTITGAIVGVGAARRVSAVRWNVAQGIVVAWVITMPAAALVAALTYALSGLVLP; this is translated from the coding sequence GTGACGTTCCTCGTCGCCCTGATCGCCCTCGCGCTGATCTTCGACTTCCTGAACGGGCTGCACGACGCCGCCAACTCGATCGCCACCATCGTGTCGACCCGGGTTCTGGCGCCGCGCTACGCGGTGTTCTGGGCGGCGTTCTTCAACTTCGTCGCGTTCCTGGTTTTCGGCCTGCACGTCGCCGGCACGGTCGGATCCGGCATCATCGACGTCACGGCCGTGGACGACCGGGTGATCCTCGGGGCGCTCGGTGGCGCGATCAGCTGGAACCTGCTGACGTGGTATGCGGGCATCCCGTCTTCGAGCTCGCACGCGCTCATCGGCGGCTTGCTCGGCGCCGGGATCGCCAAGGCGGGGCCGGGCGTGATCGTCTGGCACGGCGTTGTCGCCACGAGCGCGGCGATCGTGCTCTCGCCGGCGCTGGGCTTCGGGCTCGGGCTGCTGCTGATGCTCGCCGTGTCGTGGCTCTTCGTCCGGTCCACGCCGACGGCCGTCGACCGGCTGTTCCGGAGCCTGCAATTCGTCTCGGCCTCGCTCTACTCCCTCGGGCATGGCGGCAACGACGCCCAGAAGACGATGGGCATCATCGCGGCTTTGCTCTACGCCCACGGCGAGAGCGGGAGCTTTCACGTGCCGCTCTGGGTGGTGCTGTCCTGCCAGACCGCCATGGCCATCGGGACGCTGCTCGGCGGCTGGCGCATCGTGCACACGATGGGATCGAAGATCACCCGGCTCTCGCCCATGCAGGGCTTCTGCGCCGAGACCGGCGGCGCCGTGACCCTGTTCGCCGCGACGGCCTTCGGCATCCCGGTTTCCACCACCCACACGATCACCGGGGCGATCGTGGGGGTCGGTGCGGCCCGCCGCGTCTCGGCGGTCCGGTGGAACGTCGCGCAGGGGATCGTGGTGGCCTGGGTGATCACGATGCCGGCCGCCGCCCTCGTCGCCGCGCTGACCTACGCGTTGTCCGGTCTGGTCCTTCCCTAG
- a CDS encoding GCG_CRPN prefix-to-repeats domain-containing protein, whose amino-acid sequence MIRKLVMPAALAAGVLLAGSSAEARDGCGPGFHRNFYGWCRPNAFYRPFVVVPGYRWRYGHPYAWHQRFGWNRGFRHAGWHGGWHRGWHGGHRGGWHHRW is encoded by the coding sequence ATGATCCGCAAGCTTGTCATGCCCGCAGCCCTCGCGGCGGGCGTTCTGTTGGCCGGTTCGAGCGCCGAGGCCCGCGACGGATGCGGGCCCGGCTTTCACCGCAACTTTTACGGCTGGTGCCGGCCGAACGCGTTCTACCGTCCGTTCGTCGTCGTTCCCGGCTACCGGTGGCGCTACGGCCATCCCTACGCCTGGCATCAGCGGTTCGGCTGGAACCGCGGCTTCCGGCATGCGGGGTGGCACGGCGGATGGCATCGGGGCTGGCACGGCGGCCACCGTGGCGGGTGGCACCATCGCTGGTGA
- a CDS encoding GCG_CRPN prefix-to-repeats domain-containing protein — protein MLKVLGPAVLLVALAAPASALPLVQAAVSAGPGDAQIIQVYGGCGPYGHRGPYGGCRPGGQRGGYSRGVACPPGFHIGPYGRRCWPN, from the coding sequence ATGTTGAAGGTTCTCGGCCCGGCCGTTCTCCTCGTCGCCCTCGCGGCTCCGGCCTCGGCATTGCCGCTCGTCCAGGCGGCGGTTTCCGCCGGACCGGGCGATGCGCAGATCATCCAGGTCTATGGCGGCTGCGGCCCGTACGGGCATCGCGGCCCCTATGGCGGCTGCCGTCCCGGCGGCCAGCGGGGCGGCTACAGCCGGGGCGTGGCCTGCCCGCCCGGATTCCACATCGGACCCTATGGCCGACGCTGCTGGCCGAACTGA
- a CDS encoding cell wall metabolism sensor histidine kinase WalK: protein MGRIGLLGRIMLLLLGALSLLVLATVALDDWQRREEHLPSGPRFPRVDQAASIMTLLRDADPAERPAILKAVSGEILRAEIVDAPPNEAGLIREPRLEARLRRLTGGSVRAFTDSALLLRRVNPATVANADQHGPFGRLAMATYPLPDGRTLVITAVARHRSLMPWLFGQPLSLWVAALGAVVAALVLVGTRHELAPLRRLTDAVSRFDGRAPERVSAPRGAPEILRLAQAIQGMQERISGLMAERSLLIGAISHDLKTYLTRLRLRAEGVAEPRLQERLVADLDAMTDLLETSLVFARGTAVEAARSPVDLADLVAVEVAEHAAQGANIDLTGEDVRDATVAGDALALRRVIANLIGNAVKFGQSSVAVAVLRTGADCQIIVEDDGPGILAAERAAIFSPYYRVERSRNRQTGGTGLGLAISRQIAEAHGGTVVAETGSQGGARFIVTLPAVTRTTGTTTKR from the coding sequence ATGGGCCGCATCGGCCTCCTCGGCCGGATCATGCTGCTCCTGCTGGGGGCGCTATCGCTCCTCGTGCTCGCCACCGTGGCGCTGGACGATTGGCAGCGTCGCGAGGAACATCTGCCGAGTGGCCCGCGCTTTCCGCGCGTCGACCAAGCCGCCAGCATCATGACGCTCCTGCGGGATGCGGACCCGGCCGAGAGACCCGCCATCCTGAAGGCGGTGAGCGGTGAGATCCTGCGGGCGGAGATCGTCGACGCCCCTCCGAACGAGGCCGGACTGATCCGGGAGCCGCGCCTCGAAGCCCGACTTCGGCGGCTGACGGGCGGTTCGGTCAGGGCGTTCACCGATTCCGCGCTGCTCCTGCGGCGCGTCAACCCGGCCACGGTGGCGAACGCCGACCAGCATGGCCCGTTCGGTCGTCTGGCGATGGCGACGTACCCGCTGCCCGACGGCCGGACCCTGGTGATCACCGCCGTCGCCCGCCATCGCTCGCTCATGCCGTGGCTGTTCGGACAGCCGCTGAGTCTCTGGGTGGCCGCCCTCGGGGCGGTTGTGGCGGCCCTCGTGCTGGTCGGCACGCGCCACGAGCTTGCCCCGCTGCGGCGGCTGACCGACGCCGTGTCCCGCTTCGATGGCCGGGCGCCCGAGCGCGTGAGCGCCCCGCGGGGAGCCCCCGAGATCCTCCGCCTCGCCCAGGCGATCCAGGGCATGCAGGAGCGGATCAGCGGCCTGATGGCCGAGCGCTCACTGCTGATCGGGGCGATCTCGCACGACCTCAAGACGTACCTGACGCGGCTGCGCCTGCGCGCCGAGGGTGTGGCCGAGCCGAGGCTGCAGGAGCGGCTGGTGGCGGATCTCGACGCCATGACCGACCTGCTCGAGACCTCCCTGGTCTTCGCCCGCGGCACCGCCGTCGAGGCCGCGCGCTCGCCGGTGGATCTCGCCGATCTGGTGGCCGTGGAAGTCGCCGAGCACGCGGCGCAGGGCGCCAACATCGACTTGACCGGCGAGGACGTGCGGGACGCGACCGTGGCGGGCGACGCGCTCGCGCTGCGCCGCGTCATCGCCAACCTGATCGGGAACGCGGTGAAGTTTGGGCAATCCTCGGTCGCCGTGGCGGTGCTGCGGACCGGGGCGGACTGCCAGATCATCGTCGAGGACGATGGGCCTGGCATTCTCGCGGCCGAACGCGCCGCGATCTTCAGCCCGTATTATCGGGTCGAACGGTCCCGAAATCGGCAGACCGGCGGGACCGGTCTGGGGCTCGCGATCAGCCGACAGATCGCGGAGGCGCATGGCGGCACCGTGGTGGCCGAGACGGGTTCGCAGGGCGGTGCCCGGTTCATCGTGACACTGCCGGCCGTGACCCGAACCACCGGCACGACAACCAAAAGATGA
- a CDS encoding response regulator — protein MHEGMTIAIVEDDSDIRALLAGYLEGEGFHVVALDGGASLDRILAAGTVPDLIVLDWMLPGEDGLSICRRLRDANGPPVVMLTAKDEDIDRVLGLEMGADDYVSKPFNPRVLLARIRAVLRRASGGGHVAEPGSETLRVADLTVNLGARTVTLGDPASEIPLTSAEYDLLHCFITRPQRVLSRDQLLDWTRGRTADAFDRTIDVQVSRLRHRLEAAGSTAASLIKTVRNAGYILAAPVKSGLP, from the coding sequence ATGCACGAAGGCATGACCATCGCCATCGTCGAGGACGATTCCGACATCCGCGCGCTGCTCGCCGGCTATCTTGAAGGCGAGGGCTTCCATGTCGTCGCCCTCGACGGTGGCGCCAGCCTCGACCGGATCCTGGCGGCCGGCACCGTCCCGGACCTGATCGTCCTCGACTGGATGCTGCCCGGCGAGGACGGGCTCTCGATCTGCCGGCGGCTGCGGGACGCGAACGGTCCGCCCGTGGTGATGCTGACTGCCAAGGACGAGGATATCGACCGGGTGCTCGGCCTGGAGATGGGCGCCGACGACTACGTCTCGAAGCCGTTCAACCCGCGCGTGCTCCTGGCCCGGATCCGGGCCGTCCTGCGCCGGGCCAGCGGCGGCGGCCACGTGGCCGAGCCCGGCTCGGAAACGCTGCGCGTGGCCGACCTCACAGTGAATCTCGGGGCCCGCACCGTGACGCTCGGCGATCCGGCGAGCGAGATCCCGCTCACCAGCGCCGAATACGATCTGCTGCATTGCTTCATCACGCGGCCCCAGCGCGTGCTGTCGCGCGACCAGCTCCTCGACTGGACCCGCGGCCGGACCGCCGACGCCTTCGACCGCACCATCGACGTGCAGGTGAGCCGCCTGCGGCACCGGCTCGAAGCCGCCGGCAGCACCGCGGCGTCCCTGATCAAGACCGTGCGCAACGCGGGCTACATCCTGGCCGCGCCGGTGAAATCCGGCCTGCCGTGA
- a CDS encoding GntR family transcriptional regulator — protein MARAQRGKDPEVARAADEGEKRTSLVDDAYAALRAAIRDASFAPGYQASEQEIALRLGMSRTPVHEAAIRLQEDGLVRVLPRKGILILALAPDDMREIYDVVIAMEGRAAELVATLPDRERLTAAQALDAQTDIMAQAHARSDLPAWGEADGAFHAALIEHARNGRMSRIVQSINDQSHRARMLTLNLRRALDASTAEHRRIAQAIRAGDAAEALDAARQHRIRARNELLPLLDSYGLKHL, from the coding sequence ATGGCGCGGGCGCAGCGCGGCAAGGATCCGGAGGTGGCGAGGGCCGCCGACGAGGGCGAGAAGCGCACCTCGCTCGTCGACGACGCGTACGCGGCGCTGCGCGCCGCGATCCGCGATGCCAGCTTCGCTCCGGGCTACCAGGCCTCGGAGCAGGAGATCGCCCTGCGGCTGGGCATGAGCCGTACGCCGGTGCACGAGGCGGCGATCCGGTTGCAGGAGGACGGGCTCGTGCGCGTCCTGCCCCGGAAGGGCATCCTGATCCTGGCCCTCGCTCCGGACGACATGCGCGAGATCTACGATGTCGTCATCGCGATGGAAGGCCGCGCCGCCGAGCTGGTGGCCACGCTGCCGGACCGTGAGCGCCTGACGGCCGCGCAGGCGCTGGATGCCCAGACCGACATCATGGCCCAGGCCCATGCACGCAGCGACCTTCCGGCGTGGGGGGAGGCCGACGGGGCGTTCCACGCCGCGCTGATCGAGCACGCCCGGAACGGGCGGATGAGCCGGATCGTGCAATCGATCAACGACCAGTCGCACCGGGCCCGGATGCTGACGCTCAATCTCCGCCGGGCGCTGGACGCCTCGACCGCAGAGCACCGGCGGATCGCGCAGGCGATCCGCGCGGGCGACGCGGCCGAGGCTCTCGACGCCGCGCGCCAGCACCGCATCCGCGCGCGGAACGAGCTGCTGCCCTTGCTGGACAGCTACGGGCTCAAGCACCTCTAG
- a CDS encoding MFS transporter, which produces MDGSLEHATMRRVAWRLVPFICLLYFIAFIDRVNIGFAALTMNKDLGFSASVFGFGAGVFFFGYFLFEVPSNIILDKVGARLWIARVMISWGFLSGAFAFIRGETSFYVLRFLLGAAEAGFFPGIILYLSYWFPSRYRAAVVSLFMAAAPISVLLGSPLSSLLLELDGLLGLHGWQWMFIVEAVPAVILGVAVLFYLTDRPEAATWLADDQRAWLVAEMNAERAAKQPSARHSLLSGLADARVLALALIYFGTSAGLYTLGIWAPQIIKGLGLSTMTVGLLNAVPPAAAVVAMVLWARHSDRTGERTWHVVIACLAASLGLVLAGGASSVVGVVAALSLVNIGISSAKPPLWAMPTMFLSGSAAAVGIAAINAIGNLGGFVGPWAIGWIKDRTGSFAGGLYFVAGLLVLSAILTLAVARAGRRTAPERALAR; this is translated from the coding sequence ATGGACGGCTCGCTCGAGCACGCCACCATGCGCCGCGTCGCATGGCGCCTGGTTCCCTTCATCTGCCTCCTGTACTTCATCGCCTTCATCGACCGCGTGAATATCGGTTTCGCGGCGCTGACGATGAACAAGGATCTCGGCTTTTCGGCTTCTGTCTTCGGTTTCGGCGCCGGCGTGTTCTTCTTCGGCTATTTCCTGTTCGAGGTGCCGTCGAACATCATTCTCGACAAGGTCGGCGCGCGGCTCTGGATCGCCCGCGTCATGATCAGCTGGGGCTTCCTTTCGGGCGCCTTCGCCTTCATTCGGGGCGAGACGAGCTTCTACGTGTTGCGCTTCCTGCTCGGCGCCGCGGAGGCCGGATTCTTTCCCGGCATCATCCTCTACCTGAGCTACTGGTTCCCGAGCCGCTATCGTGCCGCGGTGGTTTCGCTGTTCATGGCGGCCGCGCCGATCTCGGTGCTGCTCGGCTCGCCGCTCTCGAGTCTCTTGCTCGAGTTGGACGGCCTCCTGGGCCTCCATGGCTGGCAGTGGATGTTCATCGTCGAGGCTGTCCCCGCTGTGATCCTGGGCGTGGCCGTGCTGTTCTACCTGACCGACCGCCCGGAGGCGGCGACCTGGCTCGCCGACGACCAGCGCGCATGGCTCGTCGCCGAGATGAACGCCGAGCGGGCCGCCAAGCAGCCGAGCGCCCGGCACAGCCTGCTGAGCGGTCTTGCCGACGCCCGCGTGCTGGCGCTGGCACTGATCTATTTCGGCACCTCGGCCGGCCTCTACACCCTCGGCATCTGGGCGCCGCAGATCATCAAGGGTCTCGGCTTGTCCACGATGACGGTCGGCCTGCTCAACGCCGTACCGCCCGCTGCGGCCGTGGTGGCGATGGTTCTGTGGGCGCGCCATTCGGATCGGACGGGCGAGCGCACGTGGCACGTGGTCATCGCCTGCCTCGCCGCCTCCCTGGGCCTCGTCCTGGCCGGCGGCGCGTCGTCGGTGGTGGGGGTCGTGGCCGCCCTGAGCCTCGTCAATATCGGGATTAGTTCCGCCAAGCCGCCCCTCTGGGCGATGCCGACCATGTTCCTGTCCGGGTCGGCCGCCGCGGTGGGCATTGCCGCCATCAACGCGATCGGCAATCTCGGCGGCTTCGTCGGACCCTGGGCGATCGGCTGGATCAAGGACCGGACCGGCAGCTTCGCGGGCGGCCTGTACTTCGTCGCCGGCCTTCTGGTCCTCTCCGCCATCCTCACCCTCGCCGTCGCCCGCGCCGGGCGCCGCACCGCGCCCGAACGCGCGCTGGCGCGCTGA
- a CDS encoding tartrate dehydrogenase, translating into MTKTYTIAAIPADGIGVEVIAAGIEVLDVLAEKTGAFRFRFDHFDWGSDYYKKHGVMMPADGREQIKDHDAIFFGAVGAPDVPDHITLWGLRLNICQPFDQYANVRPTRILPGITSPLRHVSGPELDWVIVRENSEGEYAGVGGRVHQGHPNEVATDVSMMTRSGVDRIIRYAFKLAQSRPRKLLTVVTKSNAQRHAMVMWDEIAAEVAADFPDVTWDKMLVDAMTMRMVMKPETLDTIVATNLHADILSDLAAALAGSLGIAPTANINPERTYPSMFEPIHGSAFDITGKGIANPVATFWTACQMLEHLGEPDAAGRLMRAVERVTADPNLHTPDLGGKATTRQVTDAVIAAIRGDNA; encoded by the coding sequence ATGACCAAGACCTACACCATCGCGGCGATCCCGGCGGACGGCATCGGCGTCGAGGTCATCGCCGCCGGTATCGAAGTCCTCGACGTGCTGGCCGAGAAGACCGGCGCGTTCCGGTTCCGGTTCGACCATTTCGACTGGGGTTCGGACTACTACAAGAAGCACGGCGTGATGATGCCCGCCGACGGCCGCGAGCAGATCAAGGACCATGACGCGATCTTCTTCGGGGCGGTGGGCGCGCCGGACGTGCCCGACCACATCACGCTCTGGGGCCTGCGGCTCAACATCTGCCAGCCCTTCGACCAGTACGCCAATGTCCGTCCGACCCGCATCCTGCCGGGCATCACCAGCCCGCTGCGCCACGTCTCGGGCCCGGAACTCGACTGGGTGATCGTGCGCGAGAACTCGGAGGGCGAGTATGCCGGCGTCGGCGGCCGGGTCCACCAGGGCCATCCGAACGAGGTCGCCACCGACGTCTCGATGATGACCCGGTCGGGCGTCGACCGCATCATCCGCTACGCGTTCAAGCTCGCTCAATCCCGGCCGCGCAAGCTCCTGACCGTCGTGACCAAGTCGAACGCCCAGCGCCACGCCATGGTGATGTGGGACGAGATCGCCGCCGAGGTGGCCGCGGATTTCCCCGACGTCACCTGGGACAAGATGCTGGTTGATGCCATGACCATGCGGATGGTGATGAAGCCCGAGACCCTCGACACCATCGTGGCGACAAACCTGCACGCCGACATCCTGTCGGACCTCGCGGCGGCGCTTGCCGGCTCGCTCGGGATCGCGCCGACCGCCAACATCAACCCGGAACGCACCTACCCGTCGATGTTCGAGCCGATCCACGGCTCGGCCTTCGACATCACCGGCAAGGGCATCGCCAACCCGGTCGCGACCTTCTGGACGGCGTGCCAGATGCTGGAGCATCTCGGCGAGCCGGACGCGGCCGGCCGGCTGATGCGCGCCGTCGAGCGCGTCACCGCGGATCCGAACCTGCACACGCCTGACCTCGGCGGAAAGGCGACGACCCGTCAGGTCACCGACGCGGTCATCGCGGCGATCCGAGGCGACAACGCCTGA
- a CDS encoding amidohydrolase family protein, which produces MITLDPSRRRVLGGAAAATLGASLGLRDRPASAQHTVRYSTGSAAPTFKVPPNTADCHFHIYDNRVPPAAGGLPAPDATPDDYRALQARLGTTRGVVVQPSLYGTDNRPTLAGMAALGPNFRGVAVVTPAVSDAELRRLHDLGIRGVRFNLAQAGTTTLDMLEPLSQRVDALGWHCQINMPGDKIVAASDTFLKIRGKLVFDHLAHCPQPAGVQSDTFKLMRRLLDQGNTWVKLTGHYADTTVGPPSYADTVAVARAFAAAAPTRCVWGTDWPHPTERQDNKPDDALLLDLFPTFVPNEADRTRILVDNPAELYDFPKA; this is translated from the coding sequence ATGATCACTCTGGACCCAAGCCGTCGGCGCGTGCTCGGCGGTGCGGCCGCGGCAACCCTTGGCGCCTCACTCGGCCTGAGGGATCGTCCGGCCTCCGCCCAGCACACCGTGCGCTACTCGACCGGCAGCGCGGCGCCGACGTTCAAGGTCCCGCCGAACACCGCCGATTGCCATTTCCATATCTACGACAACCGCGTCCCGCCGGCCGCGGGCGGCCTGCCGGCCCCGGACGCGACGCCGGACGATTACCGCGCGCTGCAGGCGCGCCTCGGCACCACCCGGGGCGTCGTGGTCCAACCCTCGCTGTACGGAACCGACAACCGACCGACGCTCGCCGGCATGGCGGCCCTCGGGCCGAACTTCCGCGGCGTCGCGGTGGTGACCCCTGCCGTCAGCGATGCGGAACTGCGGCGGCTGCACGATCTCGGAATCCGCGGCGTCCGGTTCAATCTCGCGCAGGCCGGCACCACGACGCTCGACATGCTGGAACCGCTCTCCCAGCGAGTGGACGCCCTCGGCTGGCACTGCCAGATCAACATGCCGGGCGACAAGATCGTGGCGGCGTCCGACACGTTCCTGAAGATCCGCGGAAAGCTGGTCTTCGATCACTTGGCGCATTGCCCGCAGCCGGCGGGCGTCCAGAGCGACACGTTCAAGCTGATGCGGCGGCTCCTCGACCAGGGGAACACCTGGGTGAAGCTGACCGGCCACTACGCAGACACCACGGTCGGGCCGCCCTCCTACGCCGATACGGTTGCCGTCGCGCGCGCCTTCGCGGCCGCTGCGCCGACGCGGTGCGTCTGGGGCACGGACTGGCCGCATCCCACCGAGCGTCAGGACAACAAGCCCGACGACGCCCTGTTGCTCGATCTGTTTCCGACCTTCGTGCCGAACGAGGCCGATCGGACACGCATCCTCGTCGACAATCCCGCGGAACTCTACGACTTCCCGAAGGCCTGA
- a CDS encoding sensor histidine kinase — protein sequence MSLTKRIVGLVGLALLPALAIQGYNEYALRSARGDAVRGEAMRTARGVAVDLEQFSRGARQILGILSELPEIRTKNPQVCTTYLRSVVDKVPGSFFFGVADAEGHILCNTLGSSPGAYTVADRSYFKEAMRTGGFAIGEVLSGRVTKRPTIQFALAIPGANGRPDGIVLTSIDLSYLAMRQAAAGLPPDTALTVADRNGTILIRLPEHEEWVGQPLPEPFWAALKRHRGNVADLIGLRGNPRITAVAETSPDDLGSFTVAVGLSPSTAFADINAATWRGLVLIGIGAALAVAAALMAGRAFIRQPVRRLLRAAAAWRSGELGVRSGIGGPGEFGQLGEAFDAMAVALQKHEGELRAEIARSRLLQERQTLLLHELNHRVRNTLTTVQSLARQARRDDDRSERLEGRILALSKTHDLLSRDDWGGAPLRLVIENEFAPFQDGDGRRFSLDGPDLELRPRYVLALGMTIHELTTNAAKYGALATEKGRVDVTWRVVMGPDNARRLALEWQESGGPPVAVPTRRGFGTRLITGGINRELGGSVELSFPPEGARFTLDVPLDEPDRFLSFRQLAGNLPQPVA from the coding sequence ATGTCATTGACGAAGCGGATTGTGGGCCTCGTGGGCTTGGCGCTCCTGCCGGCCCTCGCCATCCAGGGCTACAACGAGTACGCGCTGCGCAGCGCGCGCGGCGACGCCGTCCGGGGCGAGGCCATGCGGACGGCGCGCGGCGTCGCCGTCGACTTGGAGCAGTTCAGTCGCGGCGCCAGGCAGATTCTCGGCATCCTGTCCGAGCTGCCGGAAATCCGGACCAAGAATCCGCAAGTCTGCACGACCTATCTCAGGAGCGTCGTCGACAAGGTGCCGGGATCGTTTTTCTTCGGCGTCGCCGACGCCGAAGGTCACATCCTGTGCAACACGCTCGGCTCTTCTCCCGGCGCCTATACGGTTGCGGACCGATCCTACTTCAAAGAGGCGATGCGGACCGGCGGCTTCGCCATCGGCGAGGTCTTGTCCGGCCGGGTCACCAAGCGGCCAACGATCCAGTTCGCCCTGGCCATCCCGGGCGCGAACGGCCGCCCGGACGGCATCGTCCTGACAAGCATCGATCTCTCCTACCTGGCCATGCGCCAGGCCGCCGCCGGCCTCCCACCCGACACGGCGCTGACCGTCGCAGACCGGAACGGTACCATCCTGATTCGCCTGCCCGAACACGAGGAATGGGTCGGCCAGCCGCTTCCGGAACCCTTCTGGGCAGCGCTGAAACGCCACCGCGGCAATGTGGCGGATCTGATCGGCCTCCGGGGCAATCCGCGGATCACCGCGGTCGCCGAGACGAGCCCGGACGATCTCGGCTCCTTCACGGTCGCGGTCGGTCTCTCACCGAGCACGGCCTTCGCCGACATCAATGCCGCCACATGGCGCGGCCTCGTCCTGATCGGGATCGGAGCCGCCCTGGCGGTCGCCGCGGCCCTGATGGCTGGGCGCGCCTTCATCCGCCAGCCGGTCCGCCGCCTTCTCCGGGCGGCCGCAGCTTGGCGGTCCGGCGAGCTGGGCGTGCGCAGCGGGATCGGAGGGCCTGGCGAGTTCGGCCAGCTCGGCGAAGCGTTCGACGCCATGGCGGTCGCGCTGCAGAAGCACGAGGGCGAACTGCGCGCCGAGATCGCCCGCAGCCGCCTCCTTCAGGAGCGGCAGACGCTGCTGCTGCACGAACTCAACCACCGCGTGCGCAATACCCTCACGACGGTGCAATCGCTGGCTCGGCAGGCCCGGCGCGACGACGACCGGAGCGAGCGGCTGGAAGGACGCATCCTCGCTCTTTCGAAGACGCACGATCTGCTCTCGCGGGATGATTGGGGTGGGGCACCGCTGCGGCTCGTCATCGAGAACGAGTTCGCACCCTTCCAGGATGGGGACGGTCGCCGCTTCAGCCTCGATGGGCCGGATCTCGAGCTGCGCCCCCGCTATGTGCTCGCTCTCGGCATGACGATCCACGAACTGACCACCAACGCGGCCAAATACGGTGCCTTGGCGACGGAGAAGGGTCGGGTCGACGTGACGTGGCGTGTCGTCATGGGACCCGACAACGCCCGCAGGCTCGCGTTGGAGTGGCAGGAGAGTGGGGGACCACCCGTGGCGGTACCGACCCGTCGGGGCTTCGGCACGCGCCTGATCACCGGCGGCATCAACCGGGAACTCGGCGGATCGGTCGAGCTCAGTTTTCCGCCCGAAGGCGCACGCTTCACGCTCGATGTTCCGCTGGACGAGCCCGACCGCTTCCTCTCCTTCCGCCAACTCGCCGGCAACCTGCCCCAGCCCGTGGCTTGA